The Malus sylvestris chromosome 14, drMalSylv7.2, whole genome shotgun sequence genome segment aaactgaactatttatcaaaataaactagaaaaccacacttttttaccaaagtaaactgaactatttatcaaactaaaccacacttttttaccaaagcaaactgaactatttatcaaactagtAGTATCACTAGTTCGTAAACTAAATACTGACTATTTTTAAAACCGAACActaatactatcactatttcgtaaactaaacactgactatttatcaaacgaacaatagtactatcactgtttcgtaaactaaacactgactatttctcaAACGGAACACTAATACtttcactgtttcgtaaactaaacattgactatttcttaaacggaacactagtactattattgtttcgtaaactaaacactgactatttatcaaacgaacattagtactatcactgtttcgtaaactaaacagtgactatttatcaaatgaaCATTAGTACTATcattgtttcgtaaactaaacattgatTATTTATTAAACGGAAACTattactatcactgtttcgtaaactaaacactgactatttcttaaacggaacactagtactatcactgtttcgtaaactaaacagtgactatttatcaaacaaacaatagtactatcactgtttcgtaaactaaacactgattatttctcaaacggaacactagtactatcactgtttcataaactaaacattgattattcactatttcgtaaactaaacactgattatttctcaaacaaaacactagtattatcactgtttcgtaaactaaacactgattatttctcaaACGGAACACTATACACACACATGAGTTCAATTTTATAATGAGATAGATCCAAGGCAATTGCATGAGACTTCTAAACATAATTCAGACCAAACATAATCATAaactagtttccaaaaaaaaaaaaaaaacataatcataaacattgatGTGAGTTATAAACATTACTAAGTTTATGGATCACAAACATGCAAACATTAATTTGAAATAAGTaattaacaagaaaatgagATTAGTACCTCTCATCAGCTTATGGGTCCCAAATACGTCATCCAATCAAAGCCTGAAAGCTTATGTCTAAACAAATATTAACTCAATTTAAACAGTTGGTACAACATAATTACTCCATATGGAACGTAATAGAtttcttttataaaattttggtgTTTTGTTATGATCTTAGATATGAATTTGAGTACAAAAAGCATCCAAGGGATGTTTTTTAGATTTCCTCTATctaattttaacaaaaacacaaagcgTCTATTCGATCGTTTATTTACAGTGCATTAATTTACTGGAGCATACCAATGAAAAGTTTGTTTCATGATAACAAAAGCTAAAAATTTTGCTGAACAGATGGCATTGTACTTCACATTTGGTGCGACACATATACATGCTGCTTATATTTGTTGAAAGCAAGATTTTCAaagatttttctttcaaattggtGGGGCTTTGACATGTGGATTTGCAGCATGTATACTAATGGCTTTCGTATCCTCCATCATCACTTTCGTGTTTACTGGGTAAGGTAGTGGCATTAACTGACGGAATGGGGCTTCCGTCAGGGGTAGCGCctgtaaaaaaaaagtttggttTTGCACATGGGCTTGTTTTTTCGTTAGAGTATTTAGTTTTTGTCCtttttgattaaatttcaagtccttattattaaaatttaagccctttttattaaataatagtttatgatggtttttcattaaataaaagttagtccaaacctttttcattaaaactacctttaaaatatttgcactagtggataatttttttgggaactttaacgaaaagcacccggtactgttcactttaacgaaaaaccacatttttacactaaaaagtcaatcctggtactattcactttaccctttattttgtccttatcattaaaactcaaagttttcaagcccttttcattagttttcctaattttttatacttaatggaactataacattaactcttaagtgtttgttaaatctatcaatttgataggatatgcattctacgaaactagtttcaatgattcaaccgtcaaatatgtttgtatatactccgagatagcatgtgtaaaaaatcgccaaaaaaaaaaacattcagagattaggtaatgggaccgtgagtgaaaaaaaaaatattcacaccatttgtttatttatttttaatcaatgtaacattttaaaataataaaatagtcaatttatgtcggttataaccggcataatactaaaataataaccgccagaatctaaaataataaaatagtcaatttatgtcggttataaccaccACAATTAACTTAGAAACCGTCAGAATAatttacaaatattaaaaaaaagagaattcAAACATACTGagggttataataattttatggcGGTTAAATCCGCCAGTAAAAATCAGTCAGGACTTTATGTCAGATATATCCGACAGAAAGTAACTTTAATCCGACAGTAAATAAATTATATGTCGGAAATCTTTTATCCGTCAGAATGACTTATTAACCGCCAGGATCGTCCaacacctaaagctaatattgtagtagtgttatttttagcttttgtatcaattaatggctttcgtcaccctcgggtgtcggtcaGCATGTGTCTATCTTGGTATtcagggaatatcagggtcggtgCGTCTCATACAAGCTGAAAATGAGAATGAGAATTACAAAGAGCCTTACGGGAAGGCTTTCTTATACttgcaaaaacaaaaggaaCCACACAAGTGCTTTTAATAAACAAATACAACATGTCAGCTTTCCTAACAGCAGTTCAGCTATCACATGGCAGCACACTGCTGTCTTGTAATCACCTTTTGGCTGACAGATAGAGGGAGCAatgatgtttgtagttgtaggtgaACAACCTGAAAAGACAACATGCTAGCTAAAAAGTGTTCCAACAATTTCTGAAAAGTGTTCCACTACTTTTTGAAAAGTGTTCCACCACTTTCGGCCACTGTATTTGATTTGAACTTCCAACAAGGCTCATAAATTTTGAGCGCCCAATGagtttaaagtttagtttttaaTTCGGAACAATGAAGACTGAGGGAGGACCACATATTACTTTTCTCATTAATGCATTTGAGAACTCATTAGGCTATTTAGGGGGCACTGCTAGTAGGAGGAAAATGAGAGAGGTTTATTTTTCAGGGTAATTGTGAAAGAGAATTTATCGATTGCAAGTTGAAACTTTGTGATTTATTATGGGTTAATCATTTtacttgaagctttgaaaattgtgaTTAACAATGGGAACAATGTATGAGCATTCTTCCCTGGATCATGAATACCTCATTGTGGTGCTTTACAATATGGCTAATTTAGCTACAATGAGCTACAAATTATATGTAATCTACGTTGTCCTGGAATAAAAAGTTGTATGTACACACATAGAGATATATGTATGTCTTCAGTTACATTTCCTTCAATCCAGCCAATGGGACTATTTGGTCCTTTTTTTTCTCAACATGTTTGATTTCTGTAGCGTCTAAGGGAACCAGTGGGCACAGATATACACAGTAAATCTTGTGAGCAAGTCCATGTTCGAATGAACAGTTCAGATGCATGCTCAGAGAGGCACTGTACAGATGCTGTGCTGGAGAACATGTATCAGTCATTAGGCGATGATGAAGGTGGTGTACAAGTGTGCATCTAAGAAGCACTTGCACATTTTCGAGAGATTGATCACACAACGCGAGTTAAGGTTTGTGCTGCAACCAAGAGTTCATGTGTTCTACATATAATAGCCAGATTTATAGGCTATTGGCCATTGCTTTCATACTTTTGAGTTTCAAGAcaatttgatttttaaattCTGTTATATTTATTGTTTTGCAGGAATCTGGTGATCATGAGGATAGGCACCGATGCTGTTTTCTGACACAGTCTATATTGAATGGATCTCAAAAGGCAGCCAGCATGAATGCTGGTGTTGTATCGAATGGATTTTCAAATAAATCAAACCATCATACAGTTACAGCGATGTGTCAGCGTGCTTTTTataatgttttagtttccgaaACGTTCACCTCGTTGTGCAAAGTCCAGGTGCAAAATTTTCAAGGAATCAAGGCTGACAGCGTTTTCGACTTTAGTCTCATAAACTCAAGGATGAAAAGGGAAGATTATGAGCATTCTCCAATGCTCTTCTCAAATGATATGCAACAGGCAAGTTGGATAGTCTTATGTTTTAGCTGTCATGATAATACATGCTTATATTTTGCTTAATATCATGGTGTGAATGTGATAATATGTGGTTAATGATTCAAAGCATGTTTGGTACGACAAATAACTTTAAAAGTAATACTTTCATATGGTTACCATTTTGGGATGATTATGAACGTATGATTGACGTATTTTCAGGATGCTCTTCATTATTTGGTTCAAGTTGAAGGTATTGGTTGGTGAAATCTCTTTAAATATTATGGTCTCTGAATTTAATGTGTGCTGAAAAGAACAGTCAATTGGATAATCTGCTTTAGTAAGGCGTATCATGTTGATGGTGTGAGATTTACTGCTATACAAATACAAACTCTAAAATCCTGCTTTGTGAAAACACTCATTGACTCTATTTCTTTAAAAGGTGATTTTGATAGTGAAATGATCTGgtatatgaaaattttaatccCATCACTTGGCATATTTATGAGTGAAAAAGATTCTGTAAATGTTAGAAAGTACCAGAAAACTTTGCATACAAGCGAGGTTTGGATATTAGCTTGAAGTCTTACTATATTAATGTTCTTCATGGCTTATAAACTTTATAGCCCTGCTTTAAATTTTTTGCAACGTTTCGGCGGTCTTAAATTTTATTGGCTAATGTATGTGTCATGGTGAGGCATAGGTACCTGGAGACAAGGTGAACATTTTTGGTTGCTTTCCTTTTGAATGACCATCTTTCTTATGCTTGATATACATGATATATGATTCTAATTGTTGTTTCTTTTTGACATGTATACGTGTGAATGGTATACACTTTGAAATTCTCCCACCTGTTTCACTAATTATGTCTTAAAGTCTAAATTGTCTCATCATATTCCGCCTTTTTTTTGGTGTGTCAATTACATATTCTGAACCTGAATATTTTACAGGAATGGAGAAAACTTCAAGTGATCGGTAGCGACTTGATTTCTCTTGCAAGAAACCTCTCGGACATGTCTAGGGCTTCTTACAATGAACAGGTTAGGTGATTCAGTTGAAGAGATGTCTAGTCCAAATACCTGAAGATGTAGTTTAAAGAAATCTATTACTTCTAGAAATAACTTATTGTCTGTTCACTCTGTCGTGTTGTAAGCCTGATCTCACAAATTATTTTATCTGTCATCTCAGGTGGGAGGTTCAGTCCGCAATACATTGAAATATGGAAAAAATGAGGTACAAGAGTTTTCTAATTTTAACATAGAATTGAGTTTACTGAATCAGAGACATCTGATGAAATGCCTGATTGTATGGTGCATTTGGTGCCTTGGAAATATAAATTTAGGAAACGTTTTCAGAAATCTCCTAATATTCTTATGTGTTTACGCTTTTAAAGTAGTTGTTTCTTTCACTTTTCTAACTATTGCCTATTTTCCTTTTGCATACTTGTCACTTGTAGGATTTTGCCTTCTCAGCATATTTAAAGTTTCATGTCTTTTGGGATATGTGAAAACAgttatttgtttaattattgTGATGAGAATGGAGTCACCTGACGATTAAAGAATTCTGAAAACAATTTTTGTGGTTTTCATTGTCAATCTACTTCATGTCTGGCTAAATGCATCTCAGTTATCATGCTTACGATTTTATTTCAAGGCCTTGATCAGCTGGTTTTTAGTAGTATACTAACGTTTGTCACTTTAAAACAGTTCTACCACTTGGGATCTGACTCTCACGCTAAACTGGAGCAAACAGAGGATTGTGGTGTGCACGGTGCATGCACTTGCAGGTGCTGCGGATGCCATGCAAATGGGAAGGATTGTTTAGTATGTGATTCATGTGAGTCATAACAATGGCATGTTCAGCCATTGAAACATTCAGAAAAGCTTAAATGCAAGAAACTATGGAAATCgcagaagaaaagagaagaagagagaacgAGACAGAAAAGTGACTTGCAAAAGAAGTTGTTGTATTAACTGAACAAAAACTAAACAATTACACCCTTATCCAGCCTTATATAGCAGCTGTCCAAACTTAATGACTAAGTAATCTAATATCCTTCATTTAGCTGATGTGTATAGATACATAAGAAAAGACTCAAATACCCCATACATTgttaatactccccctcaatctcagcTGGGATATCCCAGTCGGAGATTGGAACAATGATGAACAAACAGAGGACTATGTAATCCTTTAGTTAAGACATCTGCAATCTGAGCCTCAGTGGGAATATACTGTACCTGCAGATCACCTTTTTGCACCCGTTCacgaacaaaatgaaaatcagtATCTAAGTGTTTAATCCTAGTATGAAAAACTGGATTAGAACACAATGCCAATGTAGACAGATTATCACAATGGACCAATGGTACTGAAGGAAGAAACATATGGAGATCCTTAAGAACTAATCGGATCCAAGCCACATCCGCTGCTGCATTAGCTAAGGCTTTATATTCAGCCTCCGTTGAGCTTCGAGAAACACTGCCTTGTTTCTTAGACTGCCAGGACACAGGATTTGAGCCCAGAAAAACAATGTAACCAGTAGTCGACCTCCTTGTATTTATATAtgctgcccaatcagcatcactatAAGCCAATAAATCCATATTGGCTTGAGCAGAGTAAGTTAATCCACATTGCCATGTACCCTTCAAATACCGGAGGATTCTTTTAACGAGACAGAAATGAGCTTCAGTTGGAGTTGTCATGAATTGGCAAGCATAGTTGACCGCATATGCAATATCAGGCCGTGTAAAGGTGAGATATTGCAATGCACCAACTAAACTTCTGTAAACTGTAGGATCAGCTAATGGTTCTCCTTCATCTTTGAGCAATTGAGTATGAGGTTTACTTGGAGTGGAACAAGGTCTGCAATTTATCATGCCGGCCTTATGGAGTAGATCAGTCACATACTTGGattgattaatgaatatatcACCATTATCTTTGTACGTGATTTGAAGTCCCAAAAAATAAGTAAGCTTGCCCATGTCCTTCATATCAAAAGCACTACTCAATTCAGCAATCACTTGTTGAATAAGGAAAGATGAAGAACCTGTGATgatgatatcatccacatataacaaCAAGATCACTACATCATTCCCACACACTTTCACAAACAAACTAGGATCTGAATGAGATGACTGAAAGTCTAAAGAAGGTAAATAACTTGTAAACTTGGCATTCCATGCCCTTGGAGCCTGTTTAAGACCATATAAGGACTTGAGAAGCTTGCACACATGATTAGGATGCTGAGGATCTTGAAAACCCTGAGGTTGTTTCATAAAAACTTCTTCTTGTAATTCACCATGAAGAAAAGCGTTCTTTACATCCAACTGCCGCAATTCCCATCCTTGCATAGCAGCAAGAGACAAAACCAGCCTCACTGTTGTATGTCTTACTACCGGACTAAAAGTCTCATCATAGTCCAATCCTTGTTCCTGACTATAACCCTGAGTAACTAAACGTGCCTTATATCTGGACACTTTGCCATCTTGATCCTTCTTGATCTTGTACACCCATTTGCTCCCTATGACATTTCTGTCAACCGGAGGTGGTACGAGCTCCCAAGTACCTTGtttttgtaaagacacaaattCTTCCTTCATAGCATTCCTCCAATCCTCAGAAAGAACAGCTTGTTTATAATGAGAAGGTTCTAGTGAATCATGAATGTCAAGAATCGCAGTGAATCCACAAAACATCACATCATTATCAACAGAAGTATTTGAGGCAGAAGCATAATAAGCAGAGTAGTCTTTTCGCTGCAGGACTCCACTTTTTAAACGTGTAACCATATTATGCTCAGAAGAAGTATGTATAACAGGAGATGAAGATACCTGATTTTGGTCAAGATCAAGGACAGGCAACACttgagaggaagaaggagagggatGTAGTGTAGTAGCTTGTATATCTGATGAAGAATGCAGAACTGGACTTGAAGAGAGACTGGAAGATTGAGATGCCATAGAATGCATATCCACAGATTGATCATTCCCACCAATTTCTTCTCTTGTTGGGGTAGAGGAATTAGGAACCACAATATATCTCATTCTGGGTAACTCTTGCTGTGAGGAAACAACCGGTGAAGAAATATGGACAGAAGAATGAGACTTCTTAAAAGGAAACACATTCTCATCATGGATGACATGCCTTGATAACAATAACCTTTGTGTATTCCGATTATAGCACAACACTCCCTTATATCCAATAGAGTAGCCCAAAAACACACATTCATCACTTCGAGCTTGTAACTTATTGACATTATAAGGTCTTAAGTAGGGATAGACTGCAGTACCAAAAATCTTTAAGGAACTCAGAGATGGTGATTGGGCAAACAATTTAACATAGGGAGACACCATTTCTAAGTTTTGGCAAGGCATTCTATTAATCAAAAACACTGCATGACTACAAGCATGAAACCAAAACTGTTGAGGTAACCCTGCAGCACTCAATAATGTCACAGTAGTCTCAATAATATGCCTGTGTTTCCGTTCTGCCAACCCATTCTGTTGAGGGGTATAAGGACAAGAGACAAGATGTAATATCCCATTTGTATCCAGAAATTGTTTAAACAACCTACTCATATACTCTCCTCCGCCATCAGATTGCAGTGTTTTAATATTGCATTTGAAATGATTTATAACAAATGCATGAAACTTAACAAACACAGGATAGACATCAGATTTATTAACAAGAGGAAAGATCCAAGTGAACCTTGTGCATTCATCTACAAAGATTACATAATATTTGTAACCTTCAAGAGATACAGTGGGTGAAGGTCCCCATACATCAGTATGCACTTTCTCAAAAGGAACACTAGACTTATTACAGTGAGAATGAAATGGTTGTCTAGTCATCTTACCCCTAATACAAGCTGAACATAACTGCGGACTGTTATCTAAAGAGACAGATATCTGAGACTCCTTCAACATTTTCAACTGAACTTCAT includes the following:
- the LOC126598614 gene encoding PHD finger protein EHD3-like isoform X1, whose translation is MNAGVVSNGFSNKSNHHTVTAMCQRAFYNVLVSETFTSLCKVQVQNFQGIKADSVFDFSLINSRMKREDYEHSPMLFSNDMQQEWRKLQVIGSDLISLARNLSDMSRASYNEQVGGSVRNTLKYGKNEFYHLGSDSHAKLEQTEDCGVHGACTCRCCGCHANGKDCLVCDSCES
- the LOC126598614 gene encoding PHD finger protein EHD3-like isoform X2, which translates into the protein MNAGVVSNGFSNKSNHHTVTAMCQRAFYNVLVSETFTSLCKVQVQNFQGIKADSVFDFSLINSRMKREDYEHSPMLFSNDMQQEWRKLQVIGSDLISLARNLSDMSRASYNEQFYHLGSDSHAKLEQTEDCGVHGACTCRCCGCHANGKDCLVCDSCES